CCGGGTTGGTGCCGGTGGCCGGGGTGCCGGCGAGGGCGTAGACGGCGGCGATGATGGGGGCGGAGGCGCTGGTGCCGCCGTAGACGTTCCAGCCGGAGCCGCCGTAGGTCTGGTAGACCGCGACGCCCGTGGCGGGGTCGGCGACGGCGGAGACGTCGGCGACGGTGCGCTTGGCGCAGCCGGTGTCCTTCTGCCAGCTGGGCTTGGGGTCGTAGGCGGAGCAGCCGGAGCCGGCGCCGTTTCCGCCGGAGCTGCTGCCCCAGACCTTCTCGCTCCAACCACGGCTGGTGGAGGCGCGGTTGAGGCTGGTGCCGCCGACGGCGGTGACGTACTGGGAGGCGGCCGGGTACTCGACGCCGTAGCCGGAGTCACCGGAGGAGACGGTGATGGCGACGCCCGGGTGGTTGAAGTAACTGGCGTCCGAGCTCGGGTCGGTGGAGTCCTCGGGGCCGCCGTAGCTGTTGGAGACGTACTTGGCGCCCATCGAGACGGCGGTGTTGACCGCGGCGCCGAGGTTGTCCATGGTCGCGCTGTCGGCTTCGACCAGGAGGATGTGGCAGTTGGGGCAGACCGCGCTGACCATGTCGACGTCGAGCGAGATCTCGCCGGCCCAGCCGCTGTCGGCGCTCGGGTAGCTGGTGCCGCCGCGCTGGTCGACCTTCTTGAAGCAGCCGTTGGCGGTGGTGCAGGCGGGCAGGCCGTACTGGGAGCGGTAGGCGGCGAGGTCGGACTCGGCGTTGGGGTCGTCCTGGGCGTCCACGATGGCGACGGTGGCGCCGGAGCCGGCCGAGGCGGGCAGGTTGTAGGCCGAGGCGAGGTCGCTCGGGCCGTACCCGGACGGGTTGATGTTCGGGGCCAGCGTCAGGTGCTGGGGCACGTCGGTGCGGGCGAGGGCCAGGCAGGCCATCTGTCCGGGGTGGGTGGGGGCGGCGCAGACCCGCTTGGTGGCGGCGCCGTTGGTGGGCGCGTCGGTCTTGGCGTTGGCGCCCGGCGCGGCGATCGCGAGCAGGCCGGTGGCGGCCATGGCGAGGGCGGGCAGGGCGGCGAGCAGTCTGCGGGCTCTGGGCAGCCGCGGGCTGCTGGGGGAGTGGGAGCGCAAGAGTCGACCCTCCGTGGGGGACGAGGGCGCGGCCGGTGCCGGCATGGGGGTTTTCGCCGGTACGGGCTCGTGCCCGTGCTGACGGATCTCGGCATGTGCCGTCGGCCCCGGTGGGTGTCCACGGACCGACGTGGTGCTTGCGCTGTACGGGAGTTGGGCGTTCCAGAGGGGTGGAATGCCAGGCTCATGACAGGCAGCTGCCGGTCGATGGCCTCACCGCGCCGGACTGTCGCCGACTGGTGCGGGCCTTGAGGTTACTGACGGGTCATCGAGGGCAACAAGGCGACGGTCGCTGCCTTTACCGCCCCTTGCCCATGAATTTCCGAGGAGTAGAGCAGAGGAAGATCGTGTGACGAGGCCGGGTCGGGTGAGTGTCAGCGGCGGGCTGTGGGCCGGCCCGCGTCCGTGCCGTCACGGGGGCGTCGACCCGTGCGGCGGCCATACTGCGGTCGACGCCCTGGGTGGCCCGGCGAACCCCCATTACGTTGTGGGGAGGTTAGCGAATCCGTGCGACGAACAGTTGTCGGCCGAGGAGTGCCAGGGCGTGGTCGTCCTCGGGAAGCGTCACGACGGTTCCCGAGCCGGCGGCTGCCAGTCCTCAACAAGCTCGACCTGGTCGGTGAGCAGGAGGCCGTACGGCTGCGGGCCGCCCTCACCCGCCTCAACCCCGCCGCCCGGATCGTCCCGGCCCGGCACGGCCGGGTGGACCCCGCCGAACTGCTCGGAACCGGCCGCTTCGACGTCGAACGCGCCCAGCAGGCCCCCGGCTGGGTCGCCGAACTCAACGGCGACCACATCCCCGAGACCGAGGAGTACGGCATCTCCAGCACGGTGTTCCGCGCCGAGCGGCCCTTCCACCCCGGCCGGCTCTGGGAGTTCGTCACCGAGGACCTGGACGGCGGCGCCTACGGCACCGTCCTGCGCTCCAAGGGCTTCTTCCGCCTGGCCACCAGGCCGCACGTCACCGGCCTGTGGTCCCAGGCCAGCTCGGTCGCCCGCTTCGAACCGGCCGGCGTCCATGCGGACGGCCAGGGCCAGGAACTGGTCTTCATCGGCACCGCACTGAACGCCGACGCCCTGCACGATCGACTCGCCGCCTGCCTACTGGCCGACGGCGAGCCGATCCTGCGGGGCGGGGACCCGTTCCCCGCCTGGGAGGCGCACGGCGACTGCCCCGTATAGGGCTACTGGTCCGAGGGCGGGAGGTCCCGGTACGGGGCACGCGGCTGGGGGACGGCGTGCTGCTCGGAGACGTCGATCCGCGGCGCCGTGGTGGCCGGTGCCTCCGGGGTCGGATTCCAGACGCCGGTGAGGTCCACCCAGCTGTCGGTGGCAGGGGCCGGCCCGGTGGCGTGCACCAGGACGCGCAGCCGCCGGGCGTCGGCCGCGCAGCAGCTGACGACCAGCCGGTTGAGGTACCACTCGCCGGGCTGCGCTCCGGGGGAGACGAAGCCGGTGAGCCGCACCTTGCGGTCCGCCAGGCTCTTGTTCGGGTCGTGGCTGCGGCCGATGAACTCGGTCAGCGACATCGGAGTCGGCACCGTGACGGAGGCACCGGCGGCGCTGCCCGGGGCAGCCGGCTGCTGGGACAGGTCGGCGTACTTCGCCGGTTCGACGACGGCGTCCGTGCCCTCCCGGGAGGCGCTGAACGAGCCGAGCGGGGGCGGGGTGAGGCAGAGCAGCAGCACGGCGGGGATGGTCAGCAGCCAGGCCACGCGCGGGCCGTGGTCGTGATCGTGTCCGTGTCCGTCGTCCTTGGCGGGCCGGAGCCAGACCGCGTTGCCCTCGGCGTCCCGGCCGAACTGCATCACCGGCTCCTGCCGGTGGGCGGTCACGCGGCGCACCACGCCCGCGATACCCAGCCCGAGCAGCACGATCCCCGAGGCGATCAGCGGAATCCGCAGGCCCTCCTTGACGTACTGCAGGAACACGTCGCTGCCGACGGTGATCCGCAGCAGGGCCGCCCCGACCAGTGCGACGAGCAGGGACGGGGCGAGCCCCCGGACGGTGGCTGTCACAGCGGTGGCCTTCACAGCGTCCCTCCGATCACGATGCTGGCGAGGACGGCGACCAGGAAGGTCGCGCTGGAGAACCGGAGCGCGAAGGCGCGTCCGAAGGCGCCCGACTGGAGGGCGATCAGCTTGAGGTCGACCATCGGGCCGACGACCATGAAGGCGAGCCGGGCGGTGGGGGAGAAGCCGGTGAGGGAGGCGGCCACGAAGGCGTCCGCCTCCGAGCAGACCGCGAGGATCACGGCGAGGAAGGCCAGCACGGGCACGCCCAGCCACGGCGAGTCGGAGAAGATCCGCAGAACCGACGGGGGGACGAGCACGTTGAACGTCGCCGCGGCTGCCGCGCCGACCACCAGGAAGCCGCCGGCGTGCAGGAAGTCGTGCTGCAGGCCGCGCCGGAACTCCTCCAACGGGTTGCGTGCGCCGCCCTCACCGTGACCACCCGCACTCTTCGGCAGCCGCAGCCACTCCGGCCGGCCGAAGGCCACCCAGAGCCAGCCCATCACGACCGCGGTGGCGAGCGAGGCCAGCAGCCGGGCCAGCACCATCTCCGGCTTGCCGGGGAAGGCGATCGCGGTGGCGACCAGGACGACCGGGTTGATCGCGGGCGCGGAGAGCAGGAACGCCAGGGCGGCAGCCGGCGCGACCCCACGCTTCATCAGGCTGCCGGCCACCGGGACGGACGCGCACTCGCAGCCCGGCAGGACGGCGCCGGCCACCCCGGCTACCGGTACGGCGAGCGCCGAGTTCTTCGGCAGCACCCGGGTGAACACCCGCTCCGGGACGAACGCACCGATCGCGGCCGACACCACGGTGCCCAGAACCAGGAACGGCACGCCCTGAACCACGATGGCAACCATGACCGTCCGCCAGGTCTGCACACTGCCGGCGTCCCACACTGTTACCAGCGCGGCCACCGCCACGACCGCCGGTACTCCGATCAGCAGCGGCGACTTCCAGCGCGGCGGGGCCTCCGCCGGCGCTACTGGGACGTGCCGGACGCTGCCGAGACTCGTCTCCACCAAGGTGACCGCTCCTCAGCCCACTCGCCGCCGATCCGCCGGCGAGACCTGTCTGCTCACCGTCATGTTCGGGGAGCCGGAGACAGCGTAGCGGTGATAATCATATTCATCTAGGTCTTTCGCGCCGTTCCCGCGATCGGTAATCTGCGCGCCGAGCACGGTGGTGACCGGTACCGAGGCGACCAGGCCGATGCTGCCGACCAGGGTGCGGGCGATCTTCTCGGCCACCAGCTCGCTGGTGGCCACCGACAGCACGTCGCGGTGGGCGACCGAGAAGAGCAGCAGCAGCGGAAGCGCCGCGCCCGCGTAGGCGAGCACCAGGGTGTTGACCGTGGAGGCGATGTGGTCGCGCCCGATCCCGCCCCGCTCGGTAGAGCTTGCGGGCGCCCATCGCCGGGTCCGCCTGGTGCAGTTCCCACACGGAGCTGGTCTGGGTGACCGTCACGTCGTCGAGTACGCCGAGCGAGCCGATGATGAATCCGGCCAGCAGCAGGCCGCGGATCTCGATGTTCGGATACAGGTCGTGGATGAGGCCGCTCTCCTCCGAGGTGTTGCCCGTCAGATGCGCCCAGGAGGTGAAGACCGACCCCGTGCGGGAGAGCAGTGAGCCGGCAGGTGGGCTGGGGGGCGCCCACCTGCCGGCGTTCATGAGGCCTGGCGAGGTCAGGCCTGCGGGAGGCGGACGAGCATCTTGCCGGTGTTGGCGCCGCGCATCATGGCCTGGAAGGCCTCGAAGGCGTTCTCGATGCCGTCGACGACAGTCTCGTCGGTGATGAGCGAGCCGTCCTTGAGCCAGCCGCCGACCTGCCGGGCGAAGTCCGGAACGAGGTGGAGGTGGTCGCTGACGTTCATGCCGCGCAGGTTGATGCGCTTGCCGATGGCGAGCGGCAGGTGCGGCGGGCCCGCGGGCAGTTCGGTGGCGTTGTACATCGAGATGGCGCCGACCAGGGCGACGCGGCCGCGCAGGTTCATGGTCCGGAGTGCGGCGTCGAGGTGGTCGCCTCCGACGTTGTCGAGGTAGACGTCGATGCCGCCCGGAGCGGCGGCGGCGAGTTGTCCGGCGATGTCGCCCGCGCGGTAGTCCAGACCGACGTCGTAGCCGAAGTCCTCGGTCAGCCGCTCGGCCTTGGCCGGGCCGCCGGCCGAGCCGATGACGCGCGAGGCGCCGAGCTTGCGGGCGAACTGCCCGGCGACGGAACCGACGGCGCCCGCGGCACCGGAGATGAAGACGACATCGCCCTCCTTGACCGGGGCGACCTCCTTGAGGCTGGCCCAGGCGGTCAGGCCGGTGGTGCCGAGGACGCCCAAGTAGGCCTGGGCAGGGGCGAGGTCGGGGTCGACGAGCTGAACGTCGGCGGCACCCAGCAGGGCGTACTCGCGCCAGCCGAGGAAATGGGTGACGGTCGCGCCGACCGGGACCTCGGGGGCCTGTGAGGCGACGACGGTGCCGACGGCCGAGCCGGTCATGGCCTCGCCCAGCTCGAACTGCGGGATGTAGGACTCGCCTTCGTTCATCCGCCCGCGCATGTAGGGGTCGACGGAGAGGTAGTCGTTGCGGACGACGACCTGGCCGGGGCCCGGGTCGGGCACGGTGGCCGTCTCGAACGCGACGTCCGAGTCCTTGGGCTCGCCGACGGGGCGGGCGACGAGGTGCCATTCACGGCTGGAAGAAGACATGACGATCCTAGGGAGTAGTGCAGTGTGAGGGAGACAGGGAAGTCAGCTGCCCGCGGCAACGGTGGAGACGGGTACGCCCAGCAGACCGGCCACGAGGGCATCGGATCCCAGGGGCAGCAGGCAGTGCGCGTCCGTCGTGTTCTCCAGGCCGACCACGAGCGCGATGCAGATGTCCGCGGCCCTGGCGGGCCCGGCCCCTTCGACGGTGCCCGCCTCGGTGAAGAGTCCGGTGAGCAGGTGGCGCAGCTCGGCGGTGAAGTCGGAACATATCCCGCCGAAGAGGCGGGCCTTGTCGTCGAGGAGTTCGGCCGTGTGCGGGGAGTCACCGGACAGGGCGAGGACGAGTTCGAGCTTGGCGGCGAGGACGCCCCGGACGCGGGCGGCGTACGGAAGGGTGGTGTCGGCCGCCGCCCGGCGGGCCCGCACGAGCGCCTGCTCGTGCAGGCGCCCGGCGAGCCGCCGGAAGGCGTCGTCCTTGCTGCGCACGTACTGGTAGACCGCGGACCGGGACACGCCCATGGTGGTGGCGATGTCGTCCATCGTGGTGCGCCGCACGCCGTACCTGGTCAGGCAGTCGTACGTGGCGTCGAGGACCTCGTCGAGCCGGTCGGTGCCCATCGGGGTCAGGCCAGCCTCTTGAGCAGTTCGACGGCCAGCGGGGCGGAGGAGGCGGGGTTCTGGCCGGTGACCAGGTTGCGGTCGACGACCACGTTCGGCACCCACGGTTCGCCGACCCGGACGTTCACTCCGGCCTCGGTGAGGCGGTCCTGGAGCAGCCACTTCGCCTTGTCGGCAAAGCCGGCCTGGGTCTCCTCGGCGTTGGTGAAGGCGGCGACGTCGTAGCCGGCGAAGGCGTTGGTGCCGTCGGCCCTGGCGGCCGCCAGCAGCGCGGCCGGGGCGTGGCAGACCACGCCGAGCGGCTTGCCGGACTCCAGGGCGAGGGTGAGGAGGCGGCCGGAGTCGGCGTCGACCGCGAGGTCCTCCATGGGGCCGTGGCCGCCGGGGTAGAAGACGGCCGCGTAGTCGTCGAGGTTGACGTCTTCGACCTTGATCGGCGACTGCAGCTCGCTGAAGCCGGCCAGGGCGTCGGCGATGCGGTCGGCGTTGTCCTGCCCGCCGTTGACCTCGGGGGCGAGGCTGCCCTTGTCGACGGCGGGAACGACACCGCCGGGCGTGGCGACCACGATCTCGTGACCGGCCGCCTTGAAGGCCTGGTAGGGAGCGACGGCCTCCTCGGCCCAGAAGCCGGTGGGGTGCTTCGTGCCGTCGGCCAGCGTCCAGTGGTCTGTGCCGGTGACGACGAAGAGGATCTTCGACATGAGGTGGTCTCCGAGGGTGCGGATCCCGTACGGGCCGTAGGGATCGGGGACGGTGCGTCGCCGCCGCTGACGTTTCCGAAGCACTGACACTTCGCACCCAGTTCGTCAGTGCGGCGATGTCCTCGAAGGTAGGACCCCTACCCCATCGGAATCCAATAGGCTCGTACATGTGAGAGATAGGGATCCCAATGGACAGCCGGGAATGCCGTCGCCGCAGGGCAGCGGCCTTCTCGATCTGAATCTGCTGCGCACGTTCCTCGCGGTGTACCGCGCCGGCGCGTTCACCGCGGGCGCCCGCGTGCTGGGCCTGTCACAACCGACAGTGACGACGCAGATCCGCTCGCTGGAGAAGCAGCTGGGCCGGGAGCTGTTCGAGCGGCTGTCCCGCGGCGTCGCCCCGACCCCGTTCGCCGACGAGCTGGCCGCTCGGGTCATGGAGCCGTTGGACGCCCTCGGCCCGGTCAGCGGCGGCGCCCTCTTCGGCGAGAGCGACGCGGAGCCCGTGCACCTGGCGGGGCCTGCCGAGTACCTCACGCACTGCGTCATGCCAACGCTCGCCCCGCTCGTTGACAAGGGGGTGCGCCTACGCGTCGCATTCGGCCTCACCGACGATCTGCTCGACGGACTGCGCGCGGGCCGGCACGACCTGGTGGTGGCCACCCTGCGCCCACGCGGCCGTGCGCTCGCCTCCGTACCGCTGGCCGACGAGGAATTCGTCCTGGTCGCCGCACCTTCATGGGCCGAACGGATCGGATCACGCCTTGCCACCGAGGGGCCCGCAGCGCTGCACGGAGTGCCGCTCGTCTCGTACGCCGAGGACCTGCCGATCGTCCGCCGCTACTGGCGCCATGTCTTCGGCAGGCGGTTGACCTGCAGTCCGACCGTCACCGTGCCCGACCTGAGGGCGGTCAAAGAGGCTGTCGTCGGCGGCGCCGGGTTCAGCGTGCTGCCGCGCTACCTGTGCGCCGACGACCTGGCCTCAGGCGCCCTGGCCCTCCTCAACGATCCGGACGACCCACCGATCAACACCGGCTTCCTGGTCCAGCGCCCGGGATCGTCCACGAATCCCCACGTCGCACTGGTCCGCGACCACCTGATGCGCTCCGCCCACGAGGCCTGGGGGCCGCCGCAGCCGATCACGATCCCCTCTCACCTGCGGTGAGCTGATCCGCGATCTTCAGGGCGGCGGCGAAGTCGACCAGCCGCTCGTCCCACCCGGCCGCCGGGAAGGTCCTCGACCAGGGCCTGTTGCCGGAGGGTTCACGAAGCGGGCGCGATGGTGGCAGCGCCGCGGTACGCGGCCCGGTGTCAGCCGTCAACCAGGTCGGCGAGGCCAGAAAGGTCGAACAGCCGGGCGACGATCGGGGCCCGCACATCCGTGACCTTCAGGACGACGCCTTCCTCCTGCGCCTGGTGATGGAGCCGTTCCAGGGTGTGCGCGCCCGAGCAGTCGCAGAATCTCACCTGCGCGAAGTCGAGGTCGATGCGCCTGGGCCGGTGCGCCAGGCACTCCTTGACACGGCTCTCCAGCTCGGCGGCGGTGGCGAGGTCGATCTCGCCCGTGATCGCGACGGTGACCTGGCCGTCCCACCGGGAGACGGCGGTGCGGAAGTCGTTGCCGTTCACAGCCATGGCTCCACCTCCCACGGCCGGTGCACTATCCACTCCCAGAGGTCGCCGGATTCATCCCGCGCCCACGTCGACGCACCTGGCGGTGCGGTCCGCACCGGGCCCACTCGAACGAGCGGTCCGGTTCCTCGTGTCATCGCTCCGACGAGGGGAGTAGGCGCGGCGCGCGCAGGCCCCGCCCCACCGGTTTTCCGGACGACTCGTATGGGCACCCGTCGGCCCGCGGTCGGGGGAGGGGCCGAGGCGCGGGCGGTCCCCGGGTGGGGCCGGGCGGTCTCGCGTTCGGCGTCGTAGGCGGCTCGCAGCTCGGGATCGTGCAGGACCTCGTAGGCGGCGACCACCGCGCCGAGCCGCTCCGCCGATCCCGGTTCGACGGGGCTGGTGTCCGGGTGCAGCAGCCGGACCAGGGTGCGATAGGCCGAGGTGACCTGCCGCGCGGACGCCGTGGGTTCCACTCCCAGCACCGCATAGTGATCGCGTCGATCTCGCGATCTCGTCATGGCGGACCACCTCCCGGGTGACCCCGGCAAACCTCCTCATTGACCTGGATAGAACCTTGGCCAACGCTTGTCAAGATGCCCGAAATGGGGGTGTATGGGCTGTTGGTGGACTCCCGCGAGAGCCTCATCGCTGTCACCGACCCACAAGGAGAGTGACTAGCTCCGCCGCGAGGCCGCGGTACTGCCGGGCGAGCAAGATCCCCTCGGCCTGATGGGGTCCCCCCACTGTCGTCGGCATGACGGTCCCTCAGTACCCGGCGGTGTGATGCGCCGCGCTGGCCCCGGTCTGCGCCGCGATGTCCTGTTCGACCTGTACCAGGGATGTGTGGAGGGCTTCGCGTATGGCTTCCAGGTGTGCGAGGCAGGCGTCCATCGAGGCGATGGCGGCGTCGCTGTCGGTCCGCGTCTGGTGCCCGACGGCCGGGAGCCGGTCCTCGATCCGCCGCCAGCGCGCCTCGGCGGCGGCCAGGGGGTCAGGCGCGCCGGTGGTCGCTGTCATGGCGCAGCTGGTCGGTGTGCTGGGCGAGGTCGTCGAGGCGGTGGGCGATTTGGCGATGGCGGGTGCCGAGGTGAGGGCGGACGGCGGCCAGGGGTGTGAGGAGTTCGGTGGCGTCCGGGGCGCCGAGCGCGGTGTGGAGGCGGTCGAGGGCGGGGCGGGCCGCCGGGGCGAGGTCGGTCAGCGCGGTGACCTGGGCGGCGAGCCGGCGCAGGTCGGCGGCGTTGGCGCGGGCCCAGTCGGTGACGGAGCGCTCTGCGGCGCGGCGGTCGCGTACGGCCTTGACACGTTTGGCCCTGGTGGTGCCCGCGGTGTCGATGGCGGGTGGCGCAAGGCGCAGGTAGCGGTTCTCGGCGGCCTGGCGGCTGGCGACGCCCATGGGGCGGGCGAGGTCGGCCCAGGTGGCGCCGGCGGCGCGGGCGGTCTCCACCAGCGGGGCCTCCCAGTCGGCGAGCTCGGTACGCAGCTCGCGCAGCAGCAGCAGGGCGGCCAAGGCCTGCTCGGGGCCGGTTTGGGTGGTGGGCGGGCTCATACCTTCGGTGTCCTGCGCGGTGCGGACGGCGTCGTCTATGGCGGCGAGCGCCGCGGCGGCGGCGAGGAAGGACGCCGGGCCCCTCGGCGGTCCGCCGCCGGTGGCTGGCGCTTCGGGCCGCTTTCTCATCGGTGTCACTCCTTTGGCGACGTCAGGGTTTGTCATCGGATAGATGACATGTTAGAACGGTTTCAGGTGAAGCGCACTGGCACCCATCGATCAGTGGAGGTGTTTCGCGATGCTGATGCGCACCGATCCGTTCCGCGAGCTGGACCGGCTGACCCAGCAGTTCTTCGGCACGGCCGGTACCTGGTCGAGGCCGACCCCGATGCCGCTGGACGCCTACCGCGCCGGCGGCGAGTACGTGATCTGCTTCGACCTGCCGGGGGTGGACCCCGACGCGATCGACATCGATGTCGAGCGGAACATGCTGACCGTCAAGGCCGAACGGCGTCCCCGCCACGAGGGCGAGGACGTGAAGTGGGAGCTGTCCGAGCGTCCGCTCGGCGTCTTCTCCCGGCAGGTCATGCTCTCCGACAGGCTCGACCCCGAGGGGGTCACCGCCGACTACGACTCCGGCGTGCTGACCCTGAAGATCCCGGTCGCCGAGAAGGCCAAGCCCCGCAAGATCGCCATCGGCCACAGCGGAAACCGCAAGGAGATCAAGGCCTGACCACGTCCCTGTGCCCTTCCGTGCCGCCTGCACCCCCCGAGCGGGCGGCACGGAACCCCCGCAGCGGCTCCGCGTCCCCTGGGCAGGCATGCGCAGTGCCGGCCGGCGATGCCCGGTGCGATGGGCGGTCGGCACCGTGCGTGGTGAGGGCCGGTGGTGAGATCGACATCGCCACCGAGCCGCGGCTTCGCCATCGGCTGGGCGCCGCGTTCGAGGCGCACCGGGAGGTGGTGCTCGAGCTGCCGGAGGTGACGTTCATGGGCTGCTCGGGCCTGGGCGTCCTCGTCCAGGCCCGCAACCAGGCCGACCGGTGCGGCGGGCGGCTCGTCCTGCGCGGCGTAGACAGGCCCGTGGCCAGGTTGCTCAAGATCACTGGCCTCAGTCGCCGCTTTGCCGCCGGCCCCTGACCGGCCCCCGTACGCCCGGACCCGGCAGCGTGCCGGGACGAAGGGAGGAATGCGCGGTGACTCTTCGATGGGAGATGTTCTTGGACCGGGTCCAGGAACGCGGAGAGTACGACACGCCCCAGGACGCCGAGCGCGCGGCCCGCGTTGTGCTGGCCCTGCTCGGTGCTCACCTGGTCGGCGACGTGCGCGCGAAGCTCGCGGCCCGCCTGCCCGAGACCTTCGCCCTGATCCTGCTCAATCCCCTGCAGGCCGCCGAGCCGCTCAGTCCCGAACGGTTCGTGCGCGCCACCGCCGCCTGGATCGAGGGCGCCACCGAGAAGACCGCCGTGTGGGACATCGGAGCTGTCCTGTCC
The nucleotide sequence above comes from Streptomyces kaniharaensis. Encoded proteins:
- a CDS encoding putative Ig domain-containing protein — translated: MRSHSPSSPRLPRARRLLAALPALAMAATGLLAIAAPGANAKTDAPTNGAATKRVCAAPTHPGQMACLALARTDVPQHLTLAPNINPSGYGPSDLASAYNLPASAGSGATVAIVDAQDDPNAESDLAAYRSQYGLPACTTANGCFKKVDQRGGTSYPSADSGWAGEISLDVDMVSAVCPNCHILLVEADSATMDNLGAAVNTAVSMGAKYVSNSYGGPEDSTDPSSDASYFNHPGVAITVSSGDSGYGVEYPAASQYVTAVGGTSLNRASTSRGWSEKVWGSSSGGNGAGSGCSAYDPKPSWQKDTGCAKRTVADVSAVADPATGVAVYQTYGGSGWNVYGGTSASAPIIAAVYALAGTPATGTNPASYPYAHTGSLYDVTSGANGSCSPSYLCTAGAGYDGPTGLGTPNGTAAFTSGSTGGNTVTVTNPGSQSTAQGSPVSLQIHASDSASGQSLSYSASGLPAGLSVNATTGLITGTATTAGSYTATVTATDTTGASGSTTFSWTVTGTGGGCTATQLLGNPGFETGSAAPWTATPGVIDNSSSEPAHSGSWKAWLDGYGSSHTDTLTQTVTIPAGCKATLSFYLHIDTGESGSTAYDKLTVQAGTTTLATFSNVNAAAGYTLRSYDLSAFAGQSVTVKFTGTEDSSLQTSFVIDDTALTTS
- a CDS encoding type III effector protein, which produces MRKRPEAPATGGGPPRGPASFLAAAAALAAIDDAVRTAQDTEGMSPPTTQTGPEQALAALLLLRELRTELADWEAPLVETARAAGATWADLARPMGVASRQAAENRYLRLAPPAIDTAGTTRAKRVKAVRDRRAAERSVTDWARANAADLRRLAAQVTALTDLAPAARPALDRLHTALGAPDATELLTPLAAVRPHLGTRHRQIAHRLDDLAQHTDQLRHDSDHRRA
- a CDS encoding permease — encoded protein: MGVPAVVAVAALVTVWDAGSVQTWRTVMVAIVVQGVPFLVLGTVVSAAIGAFVPERVFTRVLPKNSALAVPVAGVAGAVLPGCECASVPVAGSLMKRGVAPAAALAFLLSAPAINPVVLVATAIAFPGKPEMVLARLLASLATAVVMGWLWVAFGRPEWLRLPKSAGGHGEGGARNPLEEFRRGLQHDFLHAGGFLVVGAAAAATFNVLVPPSVLRIFSDSPWLGVPVLAFLAVILAVCSEADAFVAASLTGFSPTARLAFMVVGPMVDLKLIALQSGAFGRAFALRFSSATFLVAVLASIVIGGTL
- a CDS encoding TIGR03943 family putative permease subunit, with amino-acid sequence MTATVRGLAPSLLVALVGAALLRITVGSDVFLQYVKEGLRIPLIASGIVLLGLGIAGVVRRVTAHRQEPVMQFGRDAEGNAVWLRPAKDDGHGHDHDHGPRVAWLLTIPAVLLLCLTPPPLGSFSASREGTDAVVEPAKYADLSQQPAAPGSAAGASVTVPTPMSLTEFIGRSHDPNKSLADRKVRLTGFVSPGAQPGEWYLNRLVVSCCAADARRLRVLVHATGPAPATDSWVDLTGVWNPTPEAPATTAPRIDVSEQHAVPQPRAPYRDLPPSDQ
- a CDS encoding DUF2267 domain-containing protein produces the protein MFLDRVQERGEYDTPQDAERAARVVLALLGAHLVGDVRAKLAARLPETFALILLNPLQAAEPLSPERFVRATAAWIEGATEKTAVWDIGAVLSTVADAAGDELMERVLFQLPPGYDVLFGRPAPGRRP
- a CDS encoding LysR family transcriptional regulator, with the protein product MPSPQGSGLLDLNLLRTFLAVYRAGAFTAGARVLGLSQPTVTTQIRSLEKQLGRELFERLSRGVAPTPFADELAARVMEPLDALGPVSGGALFGESDAEPVHLAGPAEYLTHCVMPTLAPLVDKGVRLRVAFGLTDDLLDGLRAGRHDLVVATLRPRGRALASVPLADEEFVLVAAPSWAERIGSRLATEGPAALHGVPLVSYAEDLPIVRRYWRHVFGRRLTCSPTVTVPDLRAVKEAVVGGAGFSVLPRYLCADDLASGALALLNDPDDPPINTGFLVQRPGSSTNPHVALVRDHLMRSAHEAWGPPQPITIPSHLR
- a CDS encoding J domain-containing protein, producing MTRSRDRRDHYAVLGVEPTASARQVTSAYRTLVRLLHPDTSPVEPGSAERLGAVVAAYEVLHDPELRAAYDAERETARPHPGTARASAPPPTAGRRVPIRVVRKTGGAGPARAAPTPLVGAMTRGTGPLVRVGPVRTAPPGASTWARDESGDLWEWIVHRPWEVEPWL
- a CDS encoding Hsp20/alpha crystallin family protein — its product is MLMRTDPFRELDRLTQQFFGTAGTWSRPTPMPLDAYRAGGEYVICFDLPGVDPDAIDIDVERNMLTVKAERRPRHEGEDVKWELSERPLGVFSRQVMLSDRLDPEGVTADYDSGVLTLKIPVAEKAKPRKIAIGHSGNRKEIKA
- a CDS encoding type 1 glutamine amidotransferase domain-containing protein, producing MSKILFVVTGTDHWTLADGTKHPTGFWAEEAVAPYQAFKAAGHEIVVATPGGVVPAVDKGSLAPEVNGGQDNADRIADALAGFSELQSPIKVEDVNLDDYAAVFYPGGHGPMEDLAVDADSGRLLTLALESGKPLGVVCHAPAALLAAARADGTNAFAGYDVAAFTNAEETQAGFADKAKWLLQDRLTEAGVNVRVGEPWVPNVVVDRNLVTGQNPASSAPLAVELLKRLA
- a CDS encoding STAS domain-containing protein, coding for MAVNGNDFRTAVSRWDGQVTVAITGEIDLATAAELESRVKECLAHRPRRIDLDFAQVRFCDCSGAHTLERLHHQAQEEGVVLKVTDVRAPIVARLFDLSGLADLVDG
- a CDS encoding NADP-dependent oxidoreductase, which codes for MSSSSREWHLVARPVGEPKDSDVAFETATVPDPGPGQVVVRNDYLSVDPYMRGRMNEGESYIPQFELGEAMTGSAVGTVVASQAPEVPVGATVTHFLGWREYALLGAADVQLVDPDLAPAQAYLGVLGTTGLTAWASLKEVAPVKEGDVVFISGAAGAVGSVAGQFARKLGASRVIGSAGGPAKAERLTEDFGYDVGLDYRAGDIAGQLAAAAPGGIDVYLDNVGGDHLDAALRTMNLRGRVALVGAISMYNATELPAGPPHLPLAIGKRINLRGMNVSDHLHLVPDFARQVGGWLKDGSLITDETVVDGIENAFEAFQAMMRGANTGKMLVRLPQA
- a CDS encoding anti-sigma factor antagonist (This anti-anti-sigma factor, or anti-sigma factor antagonist, belongs to a family that includes characterized members SpoIIAA, RsbV, RsfA, and RsfB.), translated to MVRAGGEIDIATEPRLRHRLGAAFEAHREVVLELPEVTFMGCSGLGVLVQARNQADRCGGRLVLRGVDRPVARLLKITGLSRRFAAGP
- a CDS encoding TetR/AcrR family transcriptional regulator, which translates into the protein MGTDRLDEVLDATYDCLTRYGVRRTTMDDIATTMGVSRSAVYQYVRSKDDAFRRLAGRLHEQALVRARRAAADTTLPYAARVRGVLAAKLELVLALSGDSPHTAELLDDKARLFGGICSDFTAELRHLLTGLFTEAGTVEGAGPARAADICIALVVGLENTTDAHCLLPLGSDALVAGLLGVPVSTVAAGS